One window of Globicephala melas chromosome 2, mGloMel1.2, whole genome shotgun sequence genomic DNA carries:
- the CD276 gene encoding CD276 antigen — translation MLCGPGSTGMRVATALGVLWFCLAGAAVEVRIPEDPVVALVGTDATLRCSFLPEPGFSVAQLNLIWQLTDTKQLVHSFAEGRDQGSAYANRTALFPDLLAQGNASLRLQRVRVADEGSFTCFLNIRDFGSGSAAVSLQVAAPYSKPSMTLDPNKDLRPGDTVTITCSSYRGYPKAEVFWQDGQGAPLTGNVTTSQTAKEQGLFDVRSVLRVVLGTNGTYSCLVRNPVLQQDTHGSVTITPHRNPTGAVEVQVPEDPVVALVGTDATLRCSFLPEPGFSLAQLNLIWQLTDTKQLVHSFAEGRDQGSAYANRTALFPDLLAQGNASLRLQRVRVADEGSFTCFVSIRDFGSAAVSLQVAAPYSKPSMTLEPNKDLRPGDTVTITCSSYRGYPEAEVLWQDGQGAPLTGNVTTSQMANEQGLFDVRSVLRVVLGANGTYSCLVRNPVLQQDAHGSVTITGQPMTFPPEALWVTVGLSVCLVALLVALAFVCWRKIKQSCEEENAGAEDQDGDGEGSKTALRPLKHSESKEDDGPEIA, via the exons GCGCCGCAGTGGAAGTCCGGATCCCTGAAGACCCCGTGGTGGCCCTCGTGGGCACTGACGCCACCCTGCGCTGCTCCTTCTTGCCTGAGCCCGGCTTCAGCGTGGCGCAGCTCAACCTCATCTGGCAGCTGACAGACACCAAACAGCTGGTGCACAGCTTCGCCGAGGGCCGCGACCAGGGCAGCGCCTATGCCAATCGCACTGCGCTCTTCCCAGACCTGCTGGCTCAGGGCAACGCGTCCCTGAGGCTGCAGCGCGTGCGCGTGGCTGATGAGGGCAGCTTCACCTGCTTTCTGAATATCCGGGACTTTGGCAGCGGCAGCGCTGCGGTCAGCCTGCAGGTGGCAG ccccctACTCAAAGCCCAGCATGACCCTGGATCCCAACAAGGACCTGAGGCCCGGGGACACGGTGACCATCACGTGCTCCAGCTACCGGGGCTACCCCAAGGCCGAAGTGTTCTGGCAGGATGGGCAGGGTGCGCCCTTGACCGGCAACGTAACCACGTCGCAGACGGCTAAGGAGCAGGGCTTGTTCGACGTGCGCAGTGTCCTGAGGGTGGTGTTGGGCACTAATGGCACCTACAGCTGCCTGGTGCGCAACCCCGTGCTGCAGCAGGACACTCATGGCTCTGTCACCATTACACCGCATAGAAACcccacag GTGCTGTGGAAGTCCAGGTTCCCGAAGACCCCGTGGTAGCCCTCGTGGGCACTGACGCCACCCTGCGCTGCTCCTTCTTGCCCGAGCCCGGCTTCAGCCTGGCACAGCTCAACCTCATCTGGCAGCTGACAGACACCAAACAGCTGGTGCACAGCTTCGCCGAGGGCCGCGACCAGGGCAGCGCCTATGCCAATCGCACTGCGCTCTTCCCAGACCTGCTGGCTCAGGGCAACGCGTCCCTGAGGCTGCAGCGCGTGCGCGTGGCTGATGAGGGCAGCTTCACCTGCTTCGTGAGCATCCGGGACTTCGGCAGCGCCGCGGTCAGCCTGCAGGTGGCAG CCCCCTACTCAAAGCCCAGCATGACCCTGGAGCCCAACAAGGACCTGCGGCCCGGGGACACGGTGACCATCACGTGCTCCAGCTACCGGGGCTACCCCGAGGCCGAAGTGCTCTGGCAGGATGGGCAGGGTGCGCCCTTGACCGGCAATGTAACCACGTCTCAGATGGCTAACGAGCAGGGCTTGTTCGACGTGCGCAGTGTCCTGAGGGTGGTGTTGGGTGCTAATGGCACCTACAGCTGCCTGGTGCGCAACCCCGTGCTGCAGCAGGACGCTCATGGCTCTGTCACCATCACAG gGCAGCCCATGACATTCCCCCCTGAGGCCCTGTGGGTGACCGTGGGGCTCTCTGTCTGTCTCGTCGCACTGTTGGTAGCCCTGGCCTTCGTGTGCTGGAGAAAGATCAAACAGAGCTGTGAGGAAGAGAATGCAG GCGCTGAGGACCAGGATGGGGATGGAGAAGGATCTAAGACGG CCCTGCGGCCTCTGAAACACTCTGAAAGCAAAGAAG ATGATGGACCAGAAATAGCCTGA